One Bufo gargarizans isolate SCDJY-AF-19 chromosome 4, ASM1485885v1, whole genome shotgun sequence DNA window includes the following coding sequences:
- the LOC122936204 gene encoding uncharacterized protein LOC122936204, translated as MSLFSFILSWTVTFPGSGRTTLGPDSAGANNIMYRVVLPLGICLLIAGAIIIFCCYKYKAWRRRELKQATDLAMVRVEKPVVQKPVLKIKKNIRPTMDNIKKEMPIIKRLKAAKKEEEKIIKRTSKTEEEKIMKVTFKTEEDKIIKVTSKTEEEITNITSKTEKEKITMRTSRLNRFRKWIKKKDPKKEHLLQLPVHGLNGGTLVPSCPLVLKPWNTIYSGHICLSLILSVYLYVCLPPVCLSTYRRIHR; from the exons ATGTCTTTATTTTCCTTCATTCTTTCATGGACAGTGACTTTCCCAGGATCAGGGAGGACAACCCTCGGTCCGGACAGCGCCGGTGCAAATAACA TCATGTACCGCGTTGTCCTGCCGCTAGGCATATGTCTATTGATTGCCGGTGCAATTATCATCTTTTGCTG TTACAAGTACAAGGCCTGGCGCCGGCGTGAACTAAAACAGGCAACTGATTTAGCGATGGTTCGAGTGGAGAAGCCAG TTGTTCAAAAACCTGTTTTGAAAATTAAGAAAAACATCAGACCAACCATGGATAACATCAAGAAAGAAATGCCAATTATTAAAAGACTTAAAGCTGCCAAAAAAGAGGAGGAGAAAATCATAAAGAGAACATCTAAAACAGAGGAGGAAAAGATCATGAAGGTCACATTCAAAACAGAGGAGGATAAAATCATAAAGGTAACATCTAAAACAGAGGAGGAAATCACAAATATAACATCCAAAACAGAGAAGGAGAAGATCACTATGAGAACATCACGCCTCAACCGGTTCcgtaaatggataaaaaaaaaggacCCGAAAAAAGAACATCTGCTGCAGCTGCCGGTCCATGGACTAAATGGAGGTACCCTAGTACCATCATGCCCATTAGTCCTTAAGCCCTGGAACACCATCTACAGTGGCCATATCTGTCTGTCTCTCATTTTGTCTGTCTATCTGTATGTCTGTCTTccccctgtctgtctgtctaccTATCGTAGAATACATAGGTAG